The following are encoded in a window of Naumovozyma castellii chromosome 10, complete genome genomic DNA:
- the MET5 gene encoding sulfite reductase (NADPH) subunit beta (ancestral locus Anc_4.370): MTASNQLTLQQVLVQFATGLQNNSVFYTTATKNTASPYSTVPSAVQLLNHQDPFNHIKDQVNAQQLTTIFTNELTLLKGLPHLNALKGSPVIINVDLDLQDYSIIPALKDLAITTFISNDLDAAVKNARTVQDVALKTLSPVFHFINFNKASGQLYGKDLNLPEYQISEDVSDLDTLIGSDNFELVANKSNASPSVLIVNLSPYDQEFEENLPTDAALLKINIYRPWKIDQLLQLLPASVNKLAIVQGACKESQRNGFEPLLLDFFADLNQLTSRGIDQVILSNVGILAKDYKDTLDIIVNNIQKESPNQALFLGKSNETNEDATLLTSSVEKVLNLEQAYLKVLKQLFSSNLNILNEYSSETVKSNTPEFGFGRFLNDEEQRNKLLNLAKKSLDASLYHSARSNELVQLLSKWIEFHNENLDESQVIEANNVGTQIFNILQENQDSKTALEFLQLGSTEDAYLFKSHWLVGSDAWSYDLGYSGVHQVLSSKKNINVLLIDSEPHDARKASPRSKKNVGLYAMNFGNVYVASVAVYFSYTQLLTSLLEAARFNGPSIVLAYLPYHSEQDSPLEVLKETKNGVESGYWPLYRFDPIKDQQGEAFQLDSSVIKKELQAFLDRENKLTLLAKKDPQFARDLKQSATDAITRKQEKRAKVAFDELLEGLSGPPLHIYYASDGGNATNLATRLCSRASARGLKATVMSMDDIILEDLAGEENVVFITATAGQGEFPQDGKAFWDGIKSSTDLDLASLNVAVFGLGDSLYWPRKEDAHYFNKPAKDLFKRLELLTANAIVPLGLGDDQDTDGFQTAYEPFETALWEFFGVANADVEDEPKPWTNEDMKINSDFLRGTIVEGLADPTTGNIHPYDAQLTKFHGCYMQDDRDIRDIRKAQGLEPLYSFMSRVRLPGGKCSAEQWLVLDKLADTVGNGTMKVTTRATFQLHGIIKQNIKHAIRAMNSTLMDTLAACGDVNRNVMVSALPANAKVHEQVSSMGYDISEYFLPKTTAYHEIWLEGLDDRDEKSWPETFANRDEGPTKKKTLVGGKALVDVEPIYGPTYLPRKFKVNITVPPYNDVDVFAADVGLIAIVDPQTQIVIGYNMYAGGGMGTTHNNKKTYPRTGSLLGFVTPEEVIPAIEAVMVIQRDNGDRVDRKHARLKYTIDDMGTDVFKKLVEERLGKTFAPEKGYEIKSNVDYFGWVKDETGLNHFTAFIENGRIADTPEAPQKAGLKKVAQLLQKNKSGHFRLTGNQHILISGIEDQHLDEIKSILKAYELDNLSLSGLRLSSSSCVGLPTCGLAMAESERYLPVLITQIEDILEEYGLRHDSIVMRMTGCANGCSRPWLAELALIGKAPHTYNLMLGGGYYGQRLNKLYRASVKDDDVLDILKPLFKKWALEREQGEHFGDFLIRAGIINPTTEGKYIHDDIPEDAY, encoded by the coding sequence ATGACGGCGTCAAACCAACTCACGCTACAACAGGTATTGGTTCAATTCGCTACCGGTTTGCAGAATAATTCTGTCTTTTACACTACTGCAACCAAGAATACAGCTTCTCCATACTCAACGGTCCCATCTGCTGTTCAATTATTGAATCATCAAGACCCATTCAATCATATCAAGGACCAAGTCAATGCTCAACAATTGACTACTATCTTCACCAATGAACtaacattattgaaagGTTTACCTCATTTGAATGCTTTAAAGGGAAGTCCTGTCATTATCAATGTCGATCTAGACCTTCAAGATTATTCTATAATTCCAgctttgaaagatttggCTATTACCACTTTCATCTCCAATGATTTGGATGCCGCTGTTAAGAATGCTAGAACTGTTCAAGATGTAGCATTAAAAACTCTATCTCCAGTTTTCCATTTTATCAACTTCAACAAGGCAAGTGGGCAACTTTATGGAAAGGATTTGAACTTACCAGAATATCAAATATCAGAAGATGTCTCCGATTTGGATACTTTGATTGGATCTGACAATTTCGAATTAGTCGCAAATAAGTCAAATGCTTCTCCATCAGTCCTTATTGTAAATTTATCACCTTATGACCAAGAGTTCGAAGAAAATTTACCAACTGATGCAgctcttttgaaaattaatATCTACAGACCATGGAAAATAGATCAATTGTTACAATTGCTTCCAGCTTCAGTTAATAAATTAGCCATTGTGCAAGGTGCTTGTAAGGAATCTCAAAGAAATGGATTTGAACCACTACTATTGGATTTCTTTGCTGATCTAAACCAATTGACTTCCAGGGGTATCGATCAAGTCATTCTTTCTAATGTCGGTATTTTAGCTAAGGATTACAAAGACACTTTGGACATTATCGTTAACAACATTCAAAAGGAATCTCCAAATCAAGCCTTATTCTTGGGAAAATCAAATGAAACTAATGAAGATGCAACTTTATTAACTTCTTCCGTGGAAAAAGTAttaaatttggaacaaGCTTATTTGAAAGTCTTAAAACAActattttcttctaatttaaACATCTTAAATGAATATTCCAGTGAAACTGTCAAGAGTAACACTCCAGAATTTGGGTTTGGTCGTTTCcttaatgatgaagaacaacgtaataaattattgaatttggCCAAGAAATCTTTAGATGCATCCCTATACCACTCCGCAAGATCAAATGAATTGGTTCAATTATTATCTAAATGGATCGAATTCCATAATGAGAATTTGGATGAATCTCAAGTCATCGAAGCTAATAACGTTGGTactcaaatatttaatatccTTCAAGAAAATCAAGATTCTAAGACAGCTTTAGAATTCTTGCAATTGGGTTCAACAGAGGATGCCTACCTTTTCAAATCTCATTGGTTAGTCGGTTCAGATGCTTGGTCATACGATTTAGGTTATTCTGGTGTGCATCAAGTGCTATCTtctaagaaaaatattaacGTTCTATTAATTGACTCTGAACCTCATGACGCTAGAAAGGCATCTCCACGTAGTAAGAAGAATGTTGGTCTATATGCTATGAATTTTGGTAATGTTTATGTCGCTTCCGTTGCTGTATATTTCTCATACACTCAATTGTTAACCTCTTTGTTGGAAGCCGCAAGATTCAATGGTCCATCTATTGTTTTAGCTTATTTACCATACCATTCAGAACAGGATAGTCCATTGGAAGTATTAAAGGAAACTAAGAATGGTGTAGAATCTGGTTACTGGCCTCTTTATAGATTTGACCCAATTAAGGATCAACAAGGTGAAGCATTCCAATTAGATTCATCTGTTATTAAGAAGGAACTACAAGCTTTCTTGGATCgtgaaaataaattaacATTATTAGCTAAAAAGGATCCTCAATTCGCCAGAGATTTGAAACAATCCGCTACTGATGCCATCACTagaaaacaagaaaagagaGCTAAAGTTgcatttgatgaattattagaagGTCTCTCTGGTCCTCCATTACACATTTATTACGCATCTGATGGTGGTAATGCCACAAACTTGGCCACCAGATTATGTTCTCGTGCAAGTGCAAGAGGTTTGAAGGCAACTGTCATGTCTATGGATGATATTATCTTGGAAGATTTAGCAGGCGAAGAAAATGTCGTGTTTATTACTGCTACTGCAGGTCAAGGTGAATTTCCACAAGATGGTAAGGCTTTTTGGGATGGTATTAAATCTTCAACTGATTTGGACCTTGCTTCTTTGAACGTGGCTGTCTTTGGTTTGGGTGACTCTTTGTACTGGCCTCGTAAGGAAGATGCtcattatttcaataaacCTGCTAAGGATTTATTCAAACGTTTAGAATTATTAACTGCCAATGCTATTGTTCCTTTGGGATTAGGTGATGATCAAGACACCGATGGATTCCAAACTGCTTATGAACCATTTGAAACCGCTCTATGGGAATTCTTTGGGGTTGCTAATGCTgatgttgaagatgaaCCAAAACCATGGACCAATGAAGATATGAAGATCAACTCTGATTTCTTGAGAGGTACAATTGTTGAAGGTCTTGCTGATCCAACAACTGGTAATATTCATCCATATGATGCTCAATTAACCAAATTCCATGGTTGTTATATGCAAGATGACCGTGATATTAGAGATATTCGTAAGGCTCAAGGTTTGGAACCTCTATATAGTTTCATGTCAAGAGTTAGATTACCAGGTGGTAAATGTTCTGCTGAACAATGGTTAGTCCTTGATAAATTAGCTGATACTGTTGGTAACGGTACGATGAAGGTTACTACTAGAGCTACTTTCCAACTTCATGGTATTATCAAACAAAACATCAAACACGCTATTAGAGCCATGAACTCTACTTTAATGGATACCCTTGCCGCTTGTGGTGATGTCAATAGAAATGTTATGGTTTCAGCTTTACCAGCTAATGCTAAAGTTCACGAACAAGTTTCTAGTATGGGTTATGATATTTCTGAATATTTCTTACCAAAGACTACTGCCTACCATGAAATTTGGTTAGAAGGTTTGGATGACCGTGATGAAAAATCATGGCCTGAAACATTTGCTAATAGAGATGAAGGtccaacaaagaagaaaactttGGTCGGTGGTAAGGCGTTGGTTGATGTCGAACCTATCTATGGCCCAACTTACTTACCAAGAAAGTTCAAGGTCAATATTACTGTTCCTCCATACAATGATGTCGACGTCTTCGCTGCTGATGTCGGTTTAATTGCAATTGTCGATCCTCAAACTCAAATTGTTATTGGTTATAACATGTATGCCGGTGGTGGTATGGGTACTACTCATAACAACAAAAAGACTTACCCAAGAACTGGTTCCTTGTTAGGGTTTGTCACTCCTGAAGAAGTTATTCCTGCTATTGAAGCTGTTATGGTTATTCAAAGAGATAATGGTGATCGTGTCGATCGTAAGCATGCTCGTTTAAAGTATACCATTGACGATATGGGCACTGatgttttcaaaaagttGGTAGAAGAACGTCTAGGGAAGACCTTTGCTCCAGAAAAGGgttatgaaattaaatcaaatgTTGACTATTTCGGTTGGGTTAAGGATGAAACTGGTTTGAATCATTTCACTGCcttcattgaaaatggtaGAATTGCTGACACACCAGAAGCTCCACAAAAGGCTGGTCTAAAGAAAGTTGCTCAATTGTTACAAAAGAATAAGTCAGGTCATTTTAGACTAACTGGTAACCAACATATCTTAATATCTGGTATTGAAGATCAACAtttggatgaaattaaatccATCTTAAAGGCCTATGAACTAGATAACCTGTCTTTAAGTGGTTTAAGActatcttcttcctcttgtgTTGGTTTACCAACTTGTGGTTTGGCTATGGCGGAATCTGAACGTTATTTACCTGTTTTGATCActcaaattgaagatattctGGAAGAATATGGGTTGCGTCATGACTCTATTGTTATGAGAATGACTGGTTGTGCAAATGGTTGTTCTCGTCCATGGTTGGCAGAACTTGCCTTGATTGGTAAGGCTCCTCATACCTATAATCTAATGTTAGGTGGTGGTTATTATGGTCAAAGATTGAATAAGTTATACAGAGCTTCTGTAAAGGATGACGATGTCttagatattttgaagccattattcaagaaatggGCCCTTGAAAGAGAACAAGGAGAACATTTTGGTGATTTCTTGATTAGAGCAGGCATAATTAACCCAACTACTGAAGGGAAATATATCCATGACGATATTCCTGAGGATGCTTATTAA